In Setaria italica strain Yugu1 chromosome IX, Setaria_italica_v2.0, whole genome shotgun sequence, the genomic stretch AGTGCACAAAGTGCTCCAAGAGAACTATTGGATAGACCAAATTTTCCCACTTACGACTAGTGATGAAATTAGAGAATACGTAAATCTTTGGGAGGAAATCCATATGCAACACTGTAATCCAGACACCGAGGATGAGATCAAGTGGCGCTAGATAGAAAATGGAGAATATTCAACTAAAAGTGCAAACCTCATCTAGTTCCAAGGCTGGACAAAGAAAATCAACATCACCCCGATATGAAGGGCGAAAGCAGAGCCTAAATGCAGGATCTTTGCCTGGATCCTACTACATAGGAAAGTTCTAACAACATATAATTTGGCAAAAAGGGGTTGCCAAATGATCCGATTTGCAAGCTATGCAACATGGAAGCAGAGATGCTGACACATTTATACAAGGAATGCACATACACCGCTACAGTGTGGAACCGTTTGGCTACATGGTTTGATCTACATCACATGCCAGCAGCGAATGGGACATCCTCAATTCACAACTGGTGGAAGCAAGGTAGGAAACTGATTGGGATGCAGAAGCAACCGCTCTTCGAAGGGCTTGTCATCTATTTTTGGTGGAATGTCTGGAAAGAACAAAACAGAATAACTTTTAATCAGGGTAGCAAGCCTTTTGAGGATGTGGCATTCCTTATTAGGGAAGATGTCTAGCAGTATCAGTTGTCAACATAGCGCAGCAACCAAGACCTCCACCCAAACGTTTAGTTCTTGTGCAGGGAGTTGTTAGCTGTAATCGTGCAGTGGTGGTTCTTTTGGTTTGTTTTTTTTGTCTCCTATACAGTTGGGCGCCCTTTGGCACTGTCGGTTGTTCCTTTTAAAAAATTTTCTTTCTCTCCtttctaataaaaattcagCAAAACTTTTGCCgtccgttcaaaaaaaaaatcatcttcaACCGTGAATTTGGAATGAACTGGCAAAGCGTGAACACAAAGACCGTTTCCTGCAAATGCTGGTGAAGTGTCAGCCAGGACTCGGCGACAGGGCCTTCTTTGCGATTCGTGTATGGCCGTCAGCTCACAATTGAGCCCAGGAAAGGCACGCGGACGGGCCTGGGACCGGTTGGTCTCCAGAAGCCCAAGTAGCACCGGCATCAGTAAGGATGTCCCGAGTTCAATCTCCTTCGAAAGCGGATTTTAGGGagattttttgaatttttcttcACTTGCTGCGGCCTCAAAGCATGCTGGAAACTGGTGTCGAAAACCATCTTTTCAAGATAGGCATGTAAGTGTGAGTGTAAAATGTAGATCTTAGCTTGCGCATAggatgtgtatgtgtgtgtttAGAGGGGTGTTTGTGTAGGTTCAGATACTACAGCTTGTGTGTAGGTTCAGATATAGCTTGTACTTTCATAAGGTATAAAAAACTAGAAAATGCACCAAAGCAGACAAGATCATTTGCTAACGTGGTGTATCATATATAATTATCACTTGCGTTTGCTTTAAGTCAATAAATTATCTTACCATATCATCAAATAAAACTCTATCTTGGCACGTTGTCAAATTTGCTGACGCATGTGTAATAGAAAGTTCTGCCACTGTCTTGGTTATCTTCTTCGACCCATTACACTTATCGTCGAAGTGACCGAGCTCACTATAAATTGCACTGAGGGATAAACTTGCGGCGTTACTCTTTGTCGTCTTTCATTTTTGCCATTGCTGCCGCAGCCCACGTCACCCAGCTCCTTTTCAACATCTTTAGCCTCTCACTCTACATATGTGAGCCGCAGGTGTGCAACCAGCAGCTACGACTTCCCTCCTTATCATGAAGCCACCCTCTCTGAGGATTCCTCGACTTGCCCTCAAGCATGTGATACCGATAGTCCCCATCACTTACATCTTCATCGCATCATATTGTTTTCGATAGTGCTCAACTACTCATAAGGGGTAAGAACTTATCAAGAACATATTGCAAAGAGCTTCTCGATGACAATTGTGTCCTTCATTTTTCGTGCAAAGAGAGCTTATCACATTTATGACCATAGCAACCTTTAAAGCAAATTCATTAATCTTTACAGATTCAATGATGTACATAGCATCAAGCTCCCTTTGAAGGGTTTATACTCATGCCTTTCTTAACATGCTCTTCATCAACATGAATCTCTTTGAGAGCATCCCTCGCCATGACCATGGCCTCTAGATATGGTTTGGACAATGGTGGCAACATCTATTTGGCCCATCTTCTTATCAAATGTATTGGCCTCCCCGCACCTCATAGTTGCTCTCAGTAATGTACTTGCCCCACCCCCTTCCCCCACTGTCAGCTCAGCTCATGCTTGTTATTAACATCATCGCCACCTGCAAAGTGCAACCGTCTTATCATCATTGTTACCGTAAACATGATCTTTGGCATTCACGAACAAAGCACTAAGTACTACTTGTATTTGATATATTTGAAAGAAGAACCAGTATAATTTGAATCTGTATGATtagctctttttttttaaaagtttcTTCGATATATTTGAAAGAAGAACCAGTATAATTTGAATCTGTATGATTagctctttttttaaaaaaaagtttctaTGGTTAGATCCCATTGGTGGCAGATCTAGGGGTGAGAATTCAGCCTGCATCGCGGGCCTACCGCCCAGCGACACGGGGCCTGAAGACGCCTAAACCCCGTGGCGCCGCCGGGCCGTGGTCTTCCCTGATggcggccacctccacctccccccattccgccgccgccgccaccaacatCGACGACCTCCACCACTTCCTCCGCCGCACTCTCCGTACCCACTCCGCCGTCCTCTGCGCTCACGCCTTCCTTCTTCGCCgtggcctcctcctcggccaccccgtccccgccggcctcctcctcaccgcttccgcctgctccgccgcctcgccgcccgcccaccTCCTCCGACTCCTCCTTCGCCACCTGCCCCCTCCgctccctctcttctccctcgacGCCGCACTCCGCGCCCTCGCCCCGCGCATCCCCTTCTCCGCCCTGCTCTCCCTCTTCGCTGCACTCCTCCGCTCCCACCACCCGCTCTTCCCCGATCGCTTCTCCTTCCCGCCTCTTCTCTCTGCAGCAGCATCCGCAGCCTCCCCGCGGCTCCACATCCCATCTGCGCTCACCCTCCACGCGCAACTCCTCCGACGCGGCCTCCtcttctcgccgccgccccacgcTGCCAACGCACTCCTCCACTTCtacgctgccgccggccgcctcccgtCCGCCTGCCacctgttcgacgaaatgccgtTCAGGGACATCGCGTCCTGTAACACCCTGATGACGGCCTTTGCTGGCACAGCGGGTGGCATTGATGCCGCGCGCCAGGTGTTCGACCGAATGCTCCTGAGAAATGTAGTGTCATGGAATGTCATGATCAATGGGTATGTAAAGGCAAAACGGCCTGAGCAGGCGCTGGAGGTGGTCCGATGGATGGCAAAGGTAGGAGTGAGGGGGACAGCGACAACCATGGTTGGGGCAGCCACGGCGTGTGCTAGGCTAGGGAGGCTGGGGGCTGGGAGGGAGGTGCACTGCGCATTTTTGCGCCGTTTTGAGGATGATAACCTGTTGGTTTGGACTGCATTGGTGGATATGTATAGCAAGTGTCGGAGGGTCGGGTCTGCGAGGAAGGTGTTTGATCACCTTGGCATTAGGAATCTGGTATGCTGGAACACAATGATCATCGGACATTGTGTGTATGGTGAACCTGGTGATGGGATCAAACTGTTCCATCAGATGATCGGACCAGGTGGGTTCAGATTTCCAAGATTAGTTCTTTAGACTGCAACATACTGCTAAATTTGCATTTTTCAACTTTTATCATGTATCTAACACCTGGACATCCTTTTCAGGGAAGGTGCAGCCAGATGGAGTCACTTTCATTGGTGTCCTCTGTGCCTGTGCCCGTTTAGGCCTCTTGGATGATGGGAGGGCATATTTTGAGCTAATGAGCACCACGTACAAGCTCAAGCCAACATTTGCGCACTACTGGTGCATGGCCAATCTATATGGGAGTGTTGGGCTTCTGGAAGAAGCTGAGGGCCTCTTGCAGAGTGTCCCTGAGGATCTTAAGGCACGGGCATTGGGCGGTTTGCTTGGGCTATGCCGGTTCCGGGGGGGATGGGGAATGGGGGAACGGATTGCCCTCAGATTGATTGAGCTAGAaccaaacaacaatgctcacTATGCACTGCTTTGCAGTGTGTATGCTGCCGCGGGGAGATGGGAAGAAGCCCACAGAGTGAAGGCTACCATGAAGGAGAGACATGGGAGTTTCAGCCCTGGATATCGTCTGGTAAACTTAAATGAGATCATTCATGACTTCAGAGCTAGGGAGAAGCAACCTGAGAACCAGGAGATATATGCCATCTTGGATGACTTGGTGACAAGGCTTAAGTTGGGCTGTAAAGAAAATGAGCAAAGTGATTTTGGAACAAAATAGCTCAAACACCCACCCACGGTGGTTTTGGAGCTGCATAGTTTTTGAATGGGCAGCTTCAGGAGGTCAAGATAGGCAGGGCTTGAAGAAGCACATCTTCAGATGTACTATTTGTGCATAACCAGTTGAAGAGTATGCTTGTTGTGACAAGCGTTTAGGGTGGTTGTTTGCACCTGTTGGCATATGCAACCTTGTGTGGTTGTCTGATCCATCCAGCAACTTGGCTGTTCCATGGGAGGAAGTCTTATGGTGGCAGCTTGGAGGAAAGTTGAGGTGTTATCAGGATGGGCTGGATTTCGTTGCAGCTTGTCAGCTACTTGCACGTGGACAATGAGATGACCACTTGTGTGTgcttaagaagatgaaggaagCAGAAGCAAGGCTTAAGGGGACTGGTCTGATATTATTGGCCATACGTTTAAATACCTGAGATTCTGTGGTTACATGATGGAGGGTACAGTCATGAGATTTTCCATTTTGTTTCCCCCTTTTTTCCATTGACTGGCTCCGGTAGAGTATCTTTTAGTTTTGACATTTTTACAACGAGAAGCTAGCATTGTCAAGCATGGTCGATATGGTGTCCACCTGGATGATGCCATTTTGAGCCATTAAttaattgttgtaggagaaaaaaaatagagaatgAATAATCAGTCACACTATTCTTTGTAGCTATGCTTTTTACTGTTGGCCCTTCTATCAGAGCACATATTGTTTCCTTGTGGTGGATCATAGTTTCCAAGGATCGGATGGTTCATAGAATTTTTCCTTGTGTGCATCTTTTAACTAAATTATTGGTAAGCTTGAAATGCAACTTCACACCATAAGCTAAATGTAAACTAAGGTATTTTGATCTCTTTTCTTTACTTGGACTTTTTCTGTAGATGTGAGTGCTTCTTGGAACAATATCCCTAAAAGACGAGATGTGCTTCTAGAGGCATTTGGATATGTTTGCCCGTTACAAAGGGTATGATTATGTATATATCATCTTGTTGCTACATAATCGGAAAACTTCTATAGTCCTGCTTATGCATGGTTTGCCGTCAAACTTAGTTCACCAATCTTTTGGCATCCAATAGCTAAAAGCCAATCTTAGGATGTGCCTGGGCAGCAAATGCCACATCTTTCAGCACTCGACGGTCCAATTCACCATGTTCATAACACACAGGTTGGAATGCGGGATACAAGTAAAATTATAGCGACTTAGTTTTtatattaaataaataattgGGAGATTATTCGTGCATGGTCTGAACTGCAAATAAAGTTTATCAAATTTGTAGTAGTAGAAAGGTTCTTTCTTGGAAGTAGTGAATTTGTGAAAGGTTACTTTTGCGGTGGTGGAGGACATGTTTTTCATTTATCTAAGTTCTGctgttcatttttttatttgaattaaCTTGTAGCATTTTGAACAGCAGAGAGTGCAAGAGTGGTCAATAATACATTAGCAAATGGTACAACAGTAGCTAGTGGAACAACAATATCAACACCTAGCTGGCATGACCTCCAGATCTATGGTGTTGTGATTGCCATATTGCTCTATTTTATTGTATTTGGCGGTGTCAAAACTATCAACAAGGTCACACCTGCTTTCTTAATACCAGTCCTTTTCTCAATTTTCTGCATTATTATTGGCGTCTTTATTGCACCAGGGTCTGATGCTTTAAGTAGTCCTTTGACTATCATTTTGTTGAACATTCTTTTTTGACTTTTTCCTAACTAGAGGGGATCACTGGGTTGAGTATAATTACACTTTGGACAACTGTAGTTCAGACTACCAACCTACAAACAATGCTGGAGTACCTGATCCAAATGGATCGTCGATATATTGGGATTTTAAGTGCATCCTTTTTCTCTGCTACTTATTCTCGCCTTTTGATCCTTCCAATTAGTGACATAACAATGTGATTTATTCATCCTTTTTAATTCTCTTTAAGCAATGCACACATACTAACAAGTTTATGTTTCCGTTTCAGTGCATTATTTGAGTAATATAATGATTATGCCTTTTTTATTGGTTATTTAAGTGTGGTGTTTGTTGGTCTTATCTATAAAATAAAACTTTCCCAGTGCTAGTTTGTCCATTGTTTGTTGTTTAATTGCTCTAAATTGTGCAGTATAGTGAACAAAATTACACCAAAGAACTTGATCTACTCAAGGGTCAACTAATGGGAGCTGGAATCACTACTGCTGATATTTTGAAGGTTCGTTTCATTCTGCCCAAAAATTCCCTTGGGTAAAAACTTTCAGCACTGGATTCGCCCTTGTCCTTTTATTGCTGTCTGTTTTCTGAAACTTTAAAACCTGTGCTTTTGATTCAGGATGTTATTTCTCTAATATTTGAGAAGGAAAATTTTGAGCCTACCTTCTGTCCGATGTATGCTCAACTTTGTTCTGATCTCAATGACAAGCTCCCATCATTCCCTCCTGAAGAACCAGGTGGTAAAGAGATCACATTGAAACGTGTGCTATTGAATGATCGTCAGGAAGCCTATGAAGGTGCCAGCAGCCGAAGAGCTGAGATTGCAAAATTAACTGGTCCTGACCAAGAGACATAGTGAAGGGACAATGAACTGTCATCCAAACTTAGAACATTCGGTTAGTTAGTGAGCTACTCAAGCAAAAAAGGGTTACTGAGAAAATAGTTCATCACATTGTTATGGTATATGGTACGTATCAGGATGCCTCGACAGGAGGAGGTAAATAAAATCACTCAACTATGGTTTAGCTACCCTATGTTCATTGGATTTTCAGTGACACTGATCGCAAGCGTGCTTAGATTCTGTTATTTTGATATGCCAATCTGATTGTACTGTAGTTAATGCTTGATACCAGATTTTGAATGCTCATAATGGCTGTCATATTGTTGCCAACCATATGTTGTAGAATGGTCAAAAGGCATAGTGACGGTATTGTATTTCCACTTTCAGTTCCCTTGTAAAATTATTCTGAGATCTGTGCTGTTTATGACTTTCAGATTAAGGCTAAGACAATCAGTGGAATTCACTGAGGCTGAAAAGAATCTTGGTTTACGACCTGGAACAGCAGCAGTCATTAGGAATGGTCGTAGTTCACCAGGAGGTTTCCAATGAATCTGCCAGGAACTGGAGGTATGGTGCCTGGAATGCCTGGGTCAAGAAAGATGCCTGGAGTGCCTGGGTTAGATAATGATAACTTGGAAGTTCTGTGTTCTAGATCAATGCCAAGAGGCAACTCACTTCGCAACCAGAGTCTGTTGCTTAATAAGCCGTCAACAGTTCACAAGGCATCATCTATTAACTCTAGGCTTCCTCGTCAAGCCAGTGCAGCAGCACTGATTGGCATGAGTGCACTGTTCCCAAGGAGTATTTTGGTATAGGTATTTTGGATGAAGCGCAACAATATATCGAGGAGTTGCAGAGTCATGGTTGCTACCCTGCAATCGTTAAGGAAGCTATCAATCTCGCCCTAGGTAAAGGTACCAATTTTTGTTGATACTCTTGTTAGGCTACTGGAGCATCTATACACAGAAAAA encodes the following:
- the LOC101764612 gene encoding pentatricopeptide repeat-containing protein At3g51320 produces the protein MAATSTSPHSAAAATNIDDLHHFLRRTLRTHSAVLCAHAFLLRRGLLLGHPVPAGLLLTASACSAASPPAHLLRLLLRHLPPPLPLFSLDAALRALAPRIPFSALLSLFAALLRSHHPLFPDRFSFPPLLSAAASAASPRLHIPSALTLHAQLLRRGLLFSPPPHAANALLHFYAAAGRLPSACHLFDEMPFRDIASCNTLMTAFAGTAGGIDAARQVFDRMLLRNVVSWNVMINGYVKAKRPEQALEVVRWMAKVGVRGTATTMVGAATACARLGRLGAGREVHCAFLRRFEDDNLLVWTALVDMYSKCRRVGSARKVFDHLGIRNLVCWNTMIIGHCVYGEPGDGIKLFHQMIGPGKVQPDGVTFIGVLCACARLGLLDDGRAYFELMSTTYKLKPTFAHYWCMANLYGSVGLLEEAEGLLQSVPEDLKARALGGLLGLCRFRGGWGMGERIALRLIELEPNNNAHYALLCSVYAAAGRWEEAHRVKATMKERHGSFSPGYRLVNLNEIIHDFRAREKQPENQEIYAILDDLVTRLKLGCKENEQSDFGTK